The following DNA comes from Nerophis ophidion isolate RoL-2023_Sa linkage group LG16, RoL_Noph_v1.0, whole genome shotgun sequence.
TAAATAAGGTTAGGTGGAAGATGGAActagttgttataaataagaTGCAGTTAGTTGTTATAAATAAGGGTAGGTGGAAGTTGGAGCTAGTTGTTATAAATAAGGGTAGGTGGAAGATGGAGCTAGTTGTTATAAATAAGGGTAGGTGGAAGATGGAActagttgttataaataagaTGCAGTTAGTTGTTATAAATAAGGGTAGGTGGAAGTTGGAGCTAGTTGTTATAAATAAGGGTAGGTGGAAGATGGAGCTAGTTGTTATAAATAAGGGTAGGTGGAAGATGGAGCTAGTTGTTATAAATAAGGGTAGGTGGAAGATGGAGCTAGTTGTTATAAATAAGGGTAGGTGGAAGATGGAActagttgttataaataagaTGCAGTTAGTTGTTATAAATAAGGGTAGGTGGAAGTTGGAGCTAGTTGTTATAAATAAGGGTAGGTGGAAGATGGAGCTAGTTGTTATAAATAAGGGTAGGTGGAAGATGGAGCTAGTTGTTACAAATAAGGGTAGGTGGAAGATGGAGctagttgttataaataagaTGCAGTTAGTTGTTATAAATAAGGGTAGGTGGAAGTTGGAGCTAGTTGTTATAAATAAGGGTAGGTGGAAGATGGAGCTAGTTGTTATAAATAAGGGTAGGTGGAAGTTGGAGCTAGTTGTTATAAATAAGGTTAGGTGGAAGATGGAActagttgttataaataagaTGCAGTTAGTTGTTATAAATAAGGGTAGGTGGAAGTTGGAGCTAGTTGTTATAAATAAGGGTAGGTGGAAGATGGAGCTAGTTGTTATAAATAAGGGTAGGTGGAAGATGGAGCTAGTTGTTACAAATAAGGGTAGGTGGAAGATGGAGCTAGTTGTTaaaaataggatggagctagttgttataaataaggttaggtggaaaatggagctagttgttataaataagatggagctagttgttataaataagaTGCAGTTAGTTGTTATAAATAAGGTTAGGTGGAAGATGGAGCTAGTTATACATAAGATGGAGCTAGTTGTTATAAATAAGGTTAGGTGGAAGATGGAGctagttgttataaataagatggagctagttgttataaataaggttaggtggaagatggagctagttgttataaataagatgcagttagttgttataaataagatgcagttagttgttataaataaggttaggtggaagatggagctagttgttataaataagatgcagttagttgttataaataagggtaggtggaagatggagctagttgttataaataagatgaagttagttgttataaataaggctaggtggaagatggagctagttgttataaataagatggagctagttgttataaataaggttaggtggaagatggagctagttgttataaataagatgcagttagttgttataaataagggtaggtggaagatggagctagttgttatgaataaggttaggtggaagatggagctagttgttataaataagatgcagttagttgttataaataagggtaggtggaagatggagctagttgttataaataagatgcagttagttgttataaataaggttaggtggaagatggagctagttgttataaataagatggagctagaTGTTATAAATAAGGTTAGGTGGAAGATGGAGctagttgttataaataagaTGCAGTTAGTTGTTACAAATAAGGGTAGGTGGAAGATGGAGctagttgttataaataagaTGCAGTTAGTTGTTACAAATAAGGGTAGGTGGAAGTTGGAGCTAGTTGTTATAAATAAGGGTAGGTGGAAGATGGAGctagttgttataaataagaTGCCGTTAGTTGTTATAAATAAGGGTAGGTGGAAGTTGGAGCTAGTTGTTATAAATAAGGGTAGGTGGAAGATGGAGCTAGTTGTTATAAATAAGGGTAGGTGGAAGATGGAGCTAGTTGTTACAAATAAGGGTAGGTGGAAGATGGAGCTAGTTGTTaaaaataggatggagctagttgttataaataaggttaggtggaaaatggagctagttgttataaataagatggagctagttgttataaataagatgcagttagttgttataaataaggttaggtggaagatggagctagttataaataagatggagctagttgttataaataaggttaggtggaagatggagctagttgttataaataagatggagctagttgttataaataaggttaggtggaagatggagctagttgttataaataagatgcagttagttgttataaataagatgcagttagttgttataaataaggttaggtggaagatggagctagttgttataaataagatgcagttagttgttataaataagggtaggtggaagatggagctagttgttacaaataagatgcagttagttgttataaataagggtaggtggaagatggagctagttgttataaataagatgaagttagttgttataaataaggttaggtggaagatggagctagttgttataaataagatggagctagttgttataaataaggttaggtggaagatggagctagttgttataaataagatgcagttagttgttataaataaggttaggtggaagatggagctagttgttataaataagatgcagttagttgttataaataagggtaggtggaagatggagctagttgttacaaataagatgcagttagttgttataaataagggtaggtggaagatggagctagttgttataaataagatgaagttagttgttataaataaggttaggtggaagatggagctagttgttataaataagatggagctagttgttataaataaggttaggtggaagatggagctagttgttataaataagatggagctagttgttataaataaggttaggtggaagatggagctagttgttataaataagatgcagttagttgttataaataagggtaggtggaagatggagctagttgttataaataagatgcagttagttgttataaataagggtaggtggaagatggagctagttgttatgaataaggttaggtggaagatggagctagttgttataaataagatgcagttagttgttataaataagggtaggtggaagatggagctagttgttataaataagatgcagttagttgttataaataaggttaggtggaagatggagctagttgttacaaataagatgcagttagttgttataaataagggtaggtggaagatggagctagttgttataaataagaTGCAGTTAGTTGTTACAAATAAGGGTAGGTGGAAGATGGAGctagttgttataaataagaTGCAGTTAGTTGTTATAAATAAGGTTAGGTGGAAGATGGAGCTGGTTGTTGTAAATAAGGTTAAGTCTAGTCAACAGGCAGTTAGTCAATGTGCACACAAGCTGCTGGCAAGATGGCTAGCGCAGTTAGCATGAGACCCAGTCGACATCCAACAGTTGTTAAGTAGACTTTTCACTCACCTCCGACTGCAAAGCGTGAGACGTCGACGGCTTGATGTCACCCATCTTTTTGAATCCTAACCTGTTTGAAGTGCAGCTTAGCGCCTAACTAGCTGCCAGTGTCACACCTGACCTGACTGACACAGATAACGGAGAGCTTACAAGTCACAAATATTTGGCACAGTGAAAAGAGTCGCCGTGAAGCTAGTATGTAACGTCTGGTTAGGGAGCGTTACTGGTCACTAGGTTATTACTGGTTATTACTGGTTATTACTGGTTATTACTAGTCAATGGTTACTCGCCTGTCACCAGCAGCCTGCCCACAAGTCTTCTTCTTCGTCCCCACACTGTGTGCAGTGCATGCTAAACAACGTCACTCGCGGGCGCCCCCTGTGGTGTGTTTTCAACCtcattagaccagtggttctcaaccttttttcagtcaacatttttttaattcaagtaccccctaatcagagcaaagcatttttggttgaaaaaaagggttaaagaagtaaaatacagcactatgtcatcagtttctgatttattaaattgaataaaatattgctcatttgtagtggtctttcttcaactatttggaaaaaaaaaaaaaggataactaaaaacttgttgaaaaataaacaagtgagtcaattataaataaagatttctacacatagaagtaatcattaacttaaagtgccctctttggggattgtaatagagatccatctggattcatcaacttcattctaaacatttcttcacaaaaaaagaaatctttaacatcaatattaatggaacatgtccacaaaaagtctagctgtcaatactgaatattgctttgttgcatttcttttcacactttatgaacttacattcatattttgttgaagtattatgcaataaatatatttatgaaggattttggaaatgttgctattttttataatatttttgaaaaatctcacataccctttggcatactttcaagtacccccaggggtacgtgtaccccaatttgagaaccactggcttaatgaattccagccatccatttgttaccccttgtccctctcggggccgtgcggggtgctggggcctatctatcccagctgcaatcgAACGGAAGgcagggttcaccctggacaaggctCACTGAATTTAATTTGGATTTATAGGTTTTTGGAAGTTGTTTTACtattctgtttaaaaaaaagtatggtcgtattataatatttattattataaaaaggTTGTGTAGTTATTGGTATCCCGATTACAGCGATTGTTGTGCCTTTCTGCTTCTCAAAATTCTCACATTGGTTTAATCATTTCAAGATATTGTGTAAAATGTTGGAAGATGGTGGAAAGGAAAAAAGccctaatatttttatttttgttggatGAATTGAAgttgttttaaataaatcatatatatatattttttttatttatatatatatatatatatatatatatatatatatttttttttttcttttcttctactgcttattcccttcggggtcgcggggggcgctggagcctatctcaactacaatcgggcattaggaggtctacaccctggacaagttatatatatatatatatatatatatatatatatatatatatatatatatatatatatatatatatatatatatatatatatatatatatatatatatatatatatatatatatatatatatatatatatatatatatatatatatatatatatatatatatgggcttcacggtggaagaggggttagtgcgtctgcctcacaatacgaaggtcctgcagtcctgggttcaaatccaggctcgggatctttctgtgtggagtttgcatgttctccccgtgaatgcgtgggttccctccgggtactccggcttcctcccacctccaaagacatgcacttggggataggttgattggcaacacttaattggccctagtgtgtgaatgtgagtgtgaatgttgtctgtctatctgtgttggccctgcgatgaggtggcgacttgtccagggtgtaccccgccttccgcccgattgtagctgagataggcgccagcgcccccgcgaccctgaaagggaataagcagtagaaaatggatggatggatatatatatatatacatatacatatatatatgtatatatacatatatatatatacatatatatatatatatatctacatatatatatatatacatatatatatatgtagatatatatacatatatatatgtatatgtatatatatgtatatatacatacatatatatgtatatatacatatatgtatatgtatatatatgtatatatacatacatatatatatatatatatatttatctacatatatatatatatactgtttgtatacatacacacacacacacatttataaatgtatatatgtgtgtgtgaatgtatatgtacagtatatatgtatgtatatatgtatatatatatatgtgtgtaaatatatatatatgtatatatatatttatctacatatatatatacatatacaaatatactgtttgtatacatacacacacacacatttataaatgtatatatgtgtgtgtgaatgcatatgtacagtatatatgtatgtatatatgtatatacagtatatacatatatatttggatgtacagtatgtgtgtatatatatatatgtatgtatatatttgtatgtatgtgtatatatatgtatatatgtatatagtgtgtatatatatatatatatatatatatatatatatatatatatatgtgtgtgtgtgtgtgtgtgtgtttatttcatTTATTAATACATCTCTTCTTTTAttgtattaaacattttttttgtataaagATGTTGATTGCGCAACCTCGTTAATGTTTGTAATGTTATAATATATTGGAAGTGCCATAGTTTTGAATATGTACTGTTTTTgtgttcaatttttttatttatttattcattcatttgtaTTGTGTCTTTATTTAATTGAGTTTTCACTGgttcaataaaaaatacataaatatacagtatatatttatatatatatatatatatatatatatatacatatatatatatatatatataatttgttttttAAGTGTATTTATCTATTTGTATTGTCTcttgctttattttatttaacattgttttttttttgtacaaatatgTTGATTCCTCAACATTGTTCATGGTGGTAATAATGTAATATATTGGAATTGCCTTAATTCGTCTTTATATTTTCAATATGGACTGTTTGTGGGATCaattagaaaagaaaagaaaaatccaACCGGAAACGCAGCTACTTCCTGTTCCGGTTTGACCTCCGTTTGGTGTTTTCGTCGATGTGGTCAGTGAATGTAAAAAAAGAACACAGTCGTAGTTTAAGTGCCAATTTGTTCCAAAAATGTCGACCATCGGAGCGCTGCACAAATTCCAGTCCCGTTTAACGGAGCGCTTTACCTACGCCGCCATGGAGATTTATAAAGAAGTGGAGCATATTGTGAGAGGATATCAGGAGGAGAACCAGCGTCTGCGCTTCTTGCTGCACAACATGAGGAACTCTCCCAATGTCGGTTTGTAACTTCACACCACAGACCTCAAATGTGCATCTTTTATCAATCATGACTTCTGTCAGCAGGAAGAAACGCGAACAGTGTGCTCAGTCACATCTTATCTAGCACACtgcttttcaaccttttctgagccgaggcacatttttctcattgaaaaaaatccaaaggcacaccaccggcagaaaatatttaaaaaataaactcagcagccgatattgacagtaaaaagtccttCTCGCAATTTTAGGATACCCCTTCAAActataagcaagcatgcatgactatagctcttgtctcaaagtaggtgtactgtcaccacctgtcacatcacaccctgacttatttgcacttgtttgctgttttcctttgtgtagtcttttacttcttgtcaggttcaaacaccaaactatctattaaaccaggcgagctacttttcaattgaccaactcgaggggatctacctcatttatatatatcatttatatttatttatttatgaaagagacatttttgtaaacaagttaaatgtgtctaatgataatacaagcatatgtaacacatatagatgtctttctttcacgaagacaagaatataagttggtgtattacctgattctgatgacttgcattgattggaatcagacagtaatgatgataactggatttatgttattcacatgtgaagaatactttataatagactggatttatattattcacatgtgaataatatatatagagtattacatggttacgccGCCGATCTCTAGACAGCGCAGACTCTCAAcgacggcacatttgcggattctaATCACTGGTTTggaaaaataatttttaacccaattaggtggtctcccatggcacaccagactgtatctcacgggacactagtgtgccgcgtcACAGTGGTTAAAGACATTGTTCTTGTTATATccaatgtaaaatatatatttctctTCTTTCCCTCAATAGAAAACAATAGAGTCTCTATATCAGCTACAGCTGTCAAAGAGCAACCTCCTAAGTTGGACTCTGCTATGAAGATTCCAGAGCCCTTGACTAAAACACCTCAAATGGGacatactacatttgagacattgGCCAACATACCTGAAGATGAGCCACCAGAAGAATCCAAGCCACTGGCCAATGTGCTTAAAGAGGAGCTGACGGAAATACCTGTGTCACCTGCAAAGGTTTTCCAGTCCCTGGCCTACATATCTGATGAGCAGCAAATGGAATATGATGGCAACTTGGCAGCAGAAGTAGAAAGCGAAGACAATTGCATCACGGAAGAGTGTCTTCAAAGTGAGGCCAAAGATGAAGTCACTACCTCGCTGCGGGATATGACCTTTGGAAACTTCAACACGCCCAAAGAAGACCAAGGACCTCTGCAACTTCCAAACAACTCGTACAAAAAggtacatttgtttttggttctttgtttacatttgtatAATTACATTTAGGGCGGTTTCATCCTCCCGATCACATGCAGGGTtattctcactgttatgttggatctactatggactggactctcactattacagaccctgtttccatatgagttgggaaattgtgtcagatgtaaatataaacggaatacaatgatttgcaaatccttttcaagccatattcagttgaatatgctacgaagacaacatatttgatgttcaaactgataaacttttttttttgttttgcaaatcatcattaaagttgaggaatgctcaccaaacacttattgggaacatcccacaggtgtgcaggcgaattgggaacaggtgggtgccatgattgggtataaaaacagcttcccaaaaaatgctcagtctttcacaagaaaggatggggcgaggtacacccctttgtccacaactgcgtgagcaaatagtcaaacagcttaagaacaacctttctcaaattgcaatttcaacatctacgctccataatatcatcaaaaggttcagagaatctggagaaatcactccacgtaagcggcatggccggaaaccaacattgaatgaccgtgaccttccatccctcagacggcactgtatcaaaaaccgacaataatgtctaaaggatatcaccacatgggctcaggaccattTCACTTAATATGGTTCGtcaatacatctgtaagtgcaagctaaagctctactatgcaaagtgaaagcaatttatcaacaacatccagaaacgccgccggcttctctgggctcgagataatctaagatggactgatgccaaggggaaaagtgttctgtggtctgatgagtccacatttcaaattgtttttggaaatattcgacataatGTATcagaaccaaaggggaagcgaaccatccagactgttatcgacgcaaagttcaaaagccagcatgtatgatggtatgggggtgcattagtgcccaaggcatgagtaacttacacatctgtgaaggcaccattaatgctgaaagggatatacagcttttggaacaacatatgctgccatctaagcgccgtctttttcatggacgcccctgcttatttcagcaagacaatgccaagacacatttagctcgtgttacagcagcgtagcttcgtaaaaaaagagtgcgggtactttcctgacacacacacacacacacatacacacaaatgtgtatgtatatatcgatagatatatacatacacacaaatgtgtatgtatgtatggatagatatatacggtggtggtcaaaagtgtagatacacttgtaaagaacatgatgtcatggctgtcttagtttccaatcatttctacaactcatattttttttgtgatgtagtgattggagcacatacttgttgctcacaaaaaacattcatgaagtttgcttcttttatgaatttattatggctctactgaaaatgggtcaaaagtatacatacagcaatgttaatatttgcttacatgtcccttggcaagtttacctgcgataaggcgcttttggtagccatccacaagcttctgctgatttttcaccacaaaattgccgcagttcagctaaatgtgtttctgacatggacttttttcttcagcattgtccacacctttaagtcaggacttttgggaaggccattctaaaaccttccttctagcctgatttagccatttcctTTAACACTTTCGACCTctcgtttggggtcattgtcctgttggaacagccaactgcgcccaagacccaacctctgggctgatgattttagcttgtcctgaagaatttggaggtagtcctcctttttcattgtcccatttaaagcagcagttccattggccggaaaccaacattgaatgaccgtgatcttcgaaCCATAAatcagcactgtatcaaaaaccgacatcagtctcatAAGGATATCATAGgtatcatagatagatagataggtagtaccgtattgattccttcaggagagttccttcaggaaaattaaaattccagcagcagtgtacagagttgagatcaatttaaaaaaaagtcaaaagtaaataatgggggtttaaatggaaacaaaatagagaaatattacaatatgaacaaaaagcaacaatgggaataaaaatatgacagtaaaataagaatataacaggagaaattaggcagtagtgacccttccatccattttctaccgcttattcccttttggggtcgcggggggtgctgccgcctatctcagcaacaatcgggcgggaggcggggtacaccctggacaagtcgccaccttatcgcagggccaacacagacagacagacaacattcacactcacattcacacactagggccaatttagtgttgccaatcaacctatccccaggtgcatgtctttggaagtgggaggaagccggagtacccggagggaacccacgcattcacggggagaacatgcaaactccacacagaaagatcccgagcctggatttgaacccaggactgcaggatcttcgtattgtgaggcagacgcactaacccctctgccaccgtgaatgttatgaaaacatatttcactgttattgttttgcatcccctgtcagcCTTGTACCCCTCCCCCCCCAcaccagagaggagttgtacagtctaatggcgtgagTAAGTAAATAAGCTCCAGAAATCAAGAagttacagtcgcgatcaaaagtgtagatacacttgtaaagaacatgatgtcatggctgtcttagagtttccaatcatttctacaactcatatttttttgtgatgttgggattggagcacatacttgttgctcacaaaaaacattcatgaagtttgcttcttttatgaatttattatggctctactgaaaatgtgagcaatcaaaagtatacgtagagcaatgttaatatttgcttacatgtcccttggcaagtttccctgcaataaggcgcttttggtagccatccacaagcttctgctgatttttttgaccactaaattgctgcagttcagctaaaattGTTTGTttccttcagcattgtccacacctttaagtcaagacttttggaaagccattctaaaaccttcattctagcctgatttagccatttcctttaccacttttgacctctgtttggggtcattgtcctgttggaacagccAACTGCGTCCAAAACCTTATCTCCggtctgatgattttagcttgtcttgAAGAACTTGAAAGTAGTCCTCGTTTTTCAGTGtgccatttaaagcagcagttccattggcagcaaaacaggcccagagcataatactaccaccaccatgtttgacggtggtaatggtgttcctgggattaaaggcctcaccttttctcttccaaacatattgctgggtattgtggccaagcagctccatttgtgtttcatctgacatcacatggacaaagataagatcttctggaggaaagttctgtggtcagatgaaacaaaaatggagctgtttggccacaaaaccaAGTAATATGAATTGagttctttaatcccaggaacaccattcctactatcaaacatagtggtggtagtattatgctctgggaatgttttgctgccaatggaactgctgctttaaatgggacagtgaaaaaggaggactacctccaaattcttcaggacaagctaaaatcatcagcccagaggttgggtcttgggcgcagttggctgttccaacaggacaatgaccccaaacagaggtaaaaagtggtaaaggaatggctaaatcaggctagaatgaaggttttagaatggccttcccaaaagtcccgacttaaaggtgtggacaatgctgaagaaaaaagtcaatgtcagaaacacacttagctgaactgcagcaattttgtggtgaaaaatcagcagaagcttgtggatggctaccaaaagcgccttatcgcagggaaacttgccaacggacatgtaagcaaatattaacattgctgtatgtatacttttgacccattttcagtagagccataataaattcataaaagaagcaaacttcatgaatgttttttgtgagcaacaagtatgtgctccaatcactacatcacaaaaaaatatgagttgtagaaatgattggaaactctaagacagccatgacatcatgttctttacaaatgtatctACACTTTTTACCACCACCGTATATATCTAtcgatatatacatacacatttgtgtgtatgtgtcaggaaagtacccacactctttttttacgaagccacgctgttgtaacacgagctAAATGTGTCtttgcattttcttgctgaaataagcaggggcgtccatgaaaaagacggcgcttagatggtagcatatgttgttccaaaacctgtatgtacctttcagcattaatggtgccttcacagatgtgtaagttacccatgccttgggcactaatgcacccccataccatcacacatgctggcttttgaactttgcgttgataacagtctggaccgctcgtcgggacccaggatggaccgctcgcctgtatcggttggggacatctctacgctgctgatccgcttgagatggtttcctgtggacgggtctctcactgctgtcttggagccactatggattgaactttcacagtatcatgttagacccgctcgacatccattgctttcggtcccctagaggggggaggttgcccacatctgaggtcctctccaaggtttctcatagtcagcattgtcactggcgtcccactggatgtgaattctccctgcccactgggtgtgagttttccttgcccttttgtgggttcttccgaggatgttgtagtcgtaatgatttgtgcagtcctttgagacatttgtgatttggggctatataaataaacattgattgattgattgatggatggttcgcttcccctttggttctgatacatgatgtggaatatttccaaaaacaatttgaaatgtggacttgtcagaccacagaacacttttcccctttgcatcagtccatcttagattatctcgagcccagagaagccggcggcgtttctggatgttgttgataaattgctttcactttgcatagtagagctttaccttgcacttacagatgtatcgacgaACCGTATTTAGTGAaatggtcctgagcccatgtggtgatatcttttagacaTTATTGTCGGTTCTTTCaaccttaatggtgccttcgcatatctgtaagttacccatgccttgggcact
Coding sequences within:
- the LOC133535492 gene encoding uncharacterized protein LOC133535492, which translates into the protein MSTIGALHKFQSRLTERFTYAAMEIYKEVEHIVRGYQEENQRLRFLLHNMRNSPNVENNRVSISATAVKEQPPKLDSAMKIPEPLTKTPQMGHTTFETLANIPEDEPPEESKPLANVLKEELTEIPVSPAKVFQSLAYISDEQQMEYDGNLAAEVESEDNCITEECLQSEAKDEVTTSLRDMTFGNFNTPKEDQGPLQLPNNSYKKRSSREDKPKRKNVMTTIALKKELIAKWERGTRVSDLAVQYNMAKSTISTILKRKEAIKAADVAKGVKTLSSRRSDKVEEVEKVLLEWITHKQLRGDTVSETLICDKARELHNALTRDNPGGSADQFKASKGWFCKFKKRSGIHGVLRPGEAARAEKESNHRFEDEFEDLVDNHGFLS